TGTATTAGGAAACCCAAAGTCTTCTGCAGCAATTTATGGCCATAAATTGATGCATCAAATTTTCTTTAATCAGTAATTGTAGGTGccctctcctataaaaggagagctcAGTTGTGTAAATCTGTGGGCAAAAATCAGAGGAAGAGAagacatgagagagagaaattgttGAGTGTTATAATCTCATATAAACTCAGTAAAAGAGGCTCTAatagacgtaggcaatttgctagTAAAAGAGACTCTAatagacgtaggcaatttgctagTAAAAGAGACTCTAATagatgtaggcaatttgctgaaccacttaaatattgtgttgtgtgattttggacaggccagaggcgtaacaattggtattagagtttTGGTTTGCATTGTCTAGAAATCAAGTTGattgaaatcaacttttgaAAACTCCAGGGTGTTCTCCGCGTCAAGATGAATCTATTGCCACAAACAGAATAGAAAACAGAGGTTGGAGGAGCTCACACGTGCCCCGAGAAATAGGAGAGTGAGTCTACGTGCCTCACTCATagctggaggttgaagacgaaggAGTTTCACGCTCCCACATGCCACCACACTCTCCCACGCGCCAGGAGGTAGAAGACGCGTGACAGCCATGCTCCCCATGTGCCCTAGAAGGTATCTATACATGTCCTCCACGTGCCCCCAGTTGCACTGCTACAGTGCATGCATCTCACGTGCCAGACGATCACGACCGTTAATTTTCTAGATCCATTTTAAGCATGATCTAAGTCATTTGGAGtctgatttcaacgatcaaatagtgctttccaactatttggatcattctggactcatccgtatgattagaattttgaaattttctatccaaatcttctaaattcaaatggaaggatctAAAAGAGATAAAAACTTTGGAAATGCCAGTAACTCTGGACGTCAGTCCACAGTGTTAAATGCCaaatttgaagttgaaaagttcaaTGGAACTAGCAACTTtggcatgtggcagtgtgaagtcatggacgttttgatccaacaagagttggatattactttggaagaaagactagatgatatgactgaaaaGGATTGGAGGAAGCTTAACacccaagcttgtagtacaatctgGTTATGCCTTGCCAAagaatagaaatattttttcatgagaGAAACAAATGCTAGGgaactttggcagaaattggaggataagttcatgaagaagagcattgagagccattTGCACTTGGAGAAAAAGCTCTCTAAATTCTAATTTCATGAAGGTATTTCTATGTCTAAATATCTGAATAGTTATAATCAAATTTTTACTGATTTATTAAAGTTGGATGTTGAAATTTaagatgaagataaggctttacttttgttaaattacttgcctgatacatatgagcatttaattactactttaCTGTATGGGAATGAAAAAATCAGTTTTGACGATGTAtatagttctttaattagcaatgagtattttagaaaaaataagcaTGTACAactagatacatcaagtgaaacGTTAACAGCAAGAGGGAAACCATAGTCGAGGTATCctggaaagaagaaaggttttcaatcgaaaacccgGGCCACGTCATGCGGTTCATCAGTCGGAAGAAAACTCACaagagacgagtgttccttttgtcgcaACAAAGaacactggaagaaggattgtccaAAGCTGAATGGACAATAGCTGAATCAACCCAACACAGCCAATGTCTTGGATGtagatgatgattcagattttgtcttgacaagttcatcatccatttctcattccgatgaatggattatggattctggATGACttatcacatgtgtcccaatcgggactggtttactgacttcacaaagattaAGGGTGGAGCAGTAattatgggcaatgacagtgcctgtaagacttAGGAAATAGGTAGCAATCGGTTAAAGCTGCATGATGGCAGCGACAAAACTCTGATAGAAGTTCGGTACATTTCAGACTTGtgaaagaatctcatctcactgggatctctgaattcaaagggattcaaaaTCACCATTAAAgatggaactctcaaagtagtaatgggagttcaggtggcaatgaagggtttgagatgagaaaacttgtacttcttgcaaggaagtactgttgatgaAAGAGCTTCCACATACTGTGaaaagctagatgagactgatgctaATACCacccagtctttggcatatgcgtatgggacactaGTGaggcaaggcttactcaaaggtgccaagactgaaaaattgtctttctgtgagcactgtgtattggggaagtaatggcggatcaagtttggaaccacTGTACACAATACACTGGAGatacttgactatgtacactccaatgtttggggacctacccaaaatgcatctttgggaggtaagtattggttttgtaacttttgtagatgattattctcgtcgtgtatGGGTGTATACGATAAAGAATAATGATGAAGTGATGAAAATATTTCTTGAttagaagaaaatgattgagacTCAAATCGGCAGAAAAATCAAGCGGCTTAAATTTGATAATGGAGGTAAGTACACTTCAGAttccttcatggaagtatgctgAAGAGATGGAATTGTTAGACACTTCATGGTACAAGGTACACCACAacagaacggtgtggcagaacggatgaatcgtactttactagagaaagtgcgatgtatgttactAGATGttggattcagtaaacaatttagTGCTGAAGgtgtgacatatgcctgccacctcatcaaccgactacccaTAGCTGCCAATGACGAGAAGACACCCACTAAAATGTGGAAaggtacacatgctactgattatgactctttacaAATTTTTgaatgtcctgcttactatcatgctaaagaaagtaagcttgattgccaagaaagcaaaatttgTGCCACATGATTCTTttgattctaaaataaaatattcttcaatGAAATTGTCGAAGTgtaatgttttttgtttttatttttctcaacgCTAAAGGTTTCTTCTATTTGAAAGCATGCATTATTGTATAAAAAAGATTAGGTTTTCATGTCGATTACCCAGTAAGCAGTAGTGAAACCAGCCACCCCAGAAGAAAGATGAATAACGAAATCGCCTGCATAGTCAATGATGAATGATTCAAGAAACCCATCACCCCAAATAGTGAAAGCTCCAATTGTGTAACACAAGGTGAGCCACAAAGGAACAAACATCATCCATGCGAAGAAGTTCATCCTCCCTAGCAGAGACCCAGCAAGCAATATGACAGTAATGACAGCAAAACCAAATTGATAATAGACATAGATAGCCATTGGCATATGCCCATGTTTAGATTGGATTAAGAGAAAGTTCTGTGCCAGTGCGAAATCGGGCACTCCCACGATTGAGCAGAGCTTGGTGCCAAAGGACATTTGATGTGCCCACAAAACCCAGCAGAGGAGAACTGCAGCAAATGCATAAAGCACCATGAATGCAGAATTCACAGCCCATTTCTTCTTCACCATACCCCCATAAAGGATAACCAGCCCAGGAAAGCTTTGCAAGCACACCAAAGTTGCTGCTGTGACCTGCCAAGCACTATCTCCTTTGTTGTTCCATGGTGGAGAAGACTGGTCAGGAAGTAGTCCCAGAGGCAGACCATTAATAAACAAGGAATTGTTATAATCCATTAAAGAttaggaaaaagagaaaggtgttaaatcaacccaagtgtgaatACAAATTGCACCATTCggtattttgttttgttaggcACTAATTGCACCCACCcaccattttgttttttgttgtattagGCACCTACAATTTCTCTGCAGCAAAGTCACTAATTTCTGCATCGAAATGAGGCTCcctcttggtcaagaagtgtgggagtttgtcccccatggctcctcctataaaaggaggtcatttgttgaaagttaagatcatcctcactgcggtgagtGATCAAGACAGAGTTAAGGGCGAAAATAGGTTCTGGAGAAACCCAGAAcagaggccatttgagagagatagatagTTGTTTATGGgtatttgtaaaattgtacaaacatattgaaaatattgatattccgctttagtggacgtaggcaagttgccgaaccacttaaatattgtctctctattGTCTTGTGtaatttttggacaggccggaggtgtaataattggtatcagagctttggttTCGTACTGTCtagaaaaatcaagttgatcaaaatcaacttttgactATACAGTAATGTTTCTCGCATCAAGATAAATCTGTTGCCACAAACGGCATAAAAAATGGATGTCGGAGGAGCCCGTACGCGCCTCTAGAAGTTGGAGAGTGCACAGAGGCGCCTAAATCGtgtcagaggaagaagacgagtggGAAACATGCGCCCACGCGCCTCCACTTGCgtctggaggaagaagacgcgtgGGATACACTCTCCCACGTGCCCCCACGCTCAGGCATTCTCTACTGTAGCAAAAGGCTGATCTGAACCGTCTGAAAGTCACAGATCGATTTtaggctagatctaagccattcggagtccgatttcaacgatcaaatagtgctttctaactatttggatcattccgaactCATCCGTACAGTGGGAATATTGAGATTCTCCATCGGTACATTCAATCTAAACTGTCCACGAATTGCAAATcaatttgggctagatctacgccagttggagttcacttgtgatgatcaaatagagctgacaaactatttggatcattctggactcatccgtacggtgggaatgttgagattctccatcggtacattcgatctgaatcGTCCACAAGTTGCAGATcaatttgggctagatctacgctagttggagttcaattgtgatgatcaaatagtgctgataaactatttggatcatttcggactcattggtacggtgggaatgttgagatttgccatcggtacattcgatctgaattgtccacgtgttgcagatcattttgggctagatctacgctagttggagttcaattgtgatgatcaaatagtcctgacaaactatttggatcattcccgactcatccgtatggtgggaatgttgagattcaccattggtacattcgatctgaatcGTCCACCTGTTGCAGATCATCTTGGGCTAGATCTACatcagttggagttccattgcgatgatcaaatagtgatgAAAAACTATTTGGATGATTTCAGACTCATCgatacggtgggaatgttgagattcaccattggTACTTTCGATTTGAACCGTCCacgagttgcagatcattttgggctagatctatgccAGTTAGAGTtccattgtgatgatcaaatagtgatgacaaactatttggatcattccggactcatcggtatggtgggaatgttgagattcaccattggtactttcgatctgaaccgtccactagttgcagatcattttcggctagatctacgccagttgaaGTTCCATTGCTATGATCAAATAgtactgacaaactatttggatcatttcagaCTCATCgatacggtgggaatgttgagatttgccATCGGTACTTTTGATCTGAACTGTTcatagttgcagatcagttatgagcttgatcgtagccagtcggAGTTGTGAcgaactcatttgttttgggcttgattgcagccagttggagtcatgatggactcatttgtttagggcttgatcgcagccagttggagtcgtcacagactcatttgttttgggcttgatcgtagccagttggagtcgtgccagactcatttgttttgggtttgatcgcagccagttggagtcgtgccatactcatttgttttggacttGATCTCAGCCAGTTAGAGTCCAATGTTGCCAGACTCAGttcgtttgggcttgatttaagccacttgggatcgtgaagtttgaggagcaaatttcagatcattgaatgatgctgattaacttgttatatcaacAGGTTTTTTGTAGTCACACAACTCATGGAGtataatgttattaagaggagaaccgcaacgaatctcattgtggctttctttgaaaagccaattgcaaataacaaagtacagatgaagaaacagttcaacttcagaaaaggtagaaggtactattgttgcctaATAGTATTTGACGTTGTGGTCAAAAAGTTGGGAGGtaatgagaatggctatgagtaattctataAAGTagtcgaagttgaagtttcacaatgtaagagatcttatcctagatgaggaggtgcgcagaagagattctggcaagatttcaagttgttggtcctgaatgttgatagtaaggccagaggcaagtcaagatctagACAACAGATGACTTGctaggaattgtggcaagacagtccacaatatattgttaaaatcatgagaaaactgagaatgatgttgtgaatatggtgactgaagaaatataTGTCGTCGTATTTCTTGCAGTACACAATGCTTTTAAAGACAACTTGAAGACAacagtcattcagtagtgttttctcaaaagacATAGAAGGTCAGGAATAattcattggtcttggctcgtggtaatagtcgtgtgaattagattacgaagtaaaaggaactcagttttacttttcctcatctaaacctgaagaaatctccctagaccacgacatgaagtacaggtgtgggagatgggaacaaaacgtcagatgttccagggatatctacacctaaagttgatgatcgCATGACTGCCAAGAcaatcagacctccatggtggttactaccttaaactatatcctaCTGAATCAAGGTAGTGAACTACaatatgaagaaaatcttgcaagagtggagattatgcaagtcgaagttagtagagactgcacacaagatgggcacatcgacTGAAGACAGGATATGTTAGCAGCAGGATGAAGAGTTAGTCACCCAggtcagagatggagacctcagcaacaggttctctgatatgtgtaaAGGTCCGTGctagaccattgattcccagtgcagtgggagatgtgttgccctgtatagatgtgttgattaagggcactgtacgtgatgaacttgcccgtacgtgatgaactaaagttatgtaTCACTTTAGTTAATCTTCTAACTTGAaaacatgagctgtaaaattgtataaatgataagggatcatgctggagatagaggctagcatgttgagaaccagtctccaagttggagattggtttgattgtaggattatggaacCTGGTTTTGAAAGCTGTCAAGGCACTaggtagattgttcgctcggttgTGGCTTgagcgaagctcagtttgctcaagatGCACATAAGTACAGACTTATGGACTCGAGCGAAAGAAGAATCCTAAGGAGTTGAGATTGTACAGTtaagcacttgtaaatctcctctgaagaaaattcCTTGCAAGTTtcgtggatgtagacgatgcgaatgcatttgaagatgcatttggagaggcatttgGACATTCATTTAAAGgcgtacctgcagatgcatgTGATAGCGAAAATCTCTCATGGCTAACAAGCTCCAATGAGGGAGTGCAATCGTTTGAAGGACGCAACCATTTGTAGCAtcctagtatggcacacttgggtggagggggtgattgttaaatcaacccaagtgtgaatGCCAATTGCATCGTTcggtgttttgttttgttaggcACCAATTGCACCCACCCGCCATTTTATTTTTCGTTGTATTAGGCACCTATAATTTCTCTGCAGCAAAGTCACTAATTTCTACACCGAAATGAGACTCcctcttggtcaagaagtgtggGAGTTTGTCCCCCATGGCTCCTCCTATAAAAAGAGGTCATTTGTTGAAGATTAAGATCATCCTCACTGCAGTGAGTGATCAAGGCAGAGCTAAGGGCGAAAATAGGTTCTGGAGAAACCCAGAACAaaggccatttgagagagatagatagTTGTTTATgggtgtttgtaaaattgtacaaacatattgaaaatattgatattccgcttcagtggacgtaagcaagtTGTCGaactacttaaatattgtctctctatcatcttgtgtgatttttggatagACCAGAGGCACAACAAAAGGAGAGGAAGAATCTTATCAGGAAACTTCGAGCTAGCGTAGAGGGGATTACAATATAAAGAGTGACAAGTTTTGATTACAATATAAAGAATAACAAGTTTTGATGTTTTGCCGAAATGTTCGCTTTGGGATAATCTCCTAATGCATTTTCTGCATCGATGATACTCGATATTCTTTGCTGTCCCTATTGGTCGGTCCTGCAGATtccaatttaaaataatgaaaggGAATAGTAAAACTCTTAAGTGATGCAACTGGGCCTGGAACTTGAGCATTCAACTTTTAACTAAGGGGATGTTGTATTTCTTGTTAAAGAGTTACCTAGCTATTtccttttttcttaatattattttattttttgtgaatgCTGCTCtaactatttacttttcaaattattttacttgtcCTTTAAACCCATAATAATgacatgattttgatcaataATACCATTAATATTATTGGAGTCAACCCAtcattaattacttattaaaattCGTATATTATCGCAttcttttaaatctatttaaaaagaataataataaatacaattTTAGAGTGTGTAAGGCatgtataatttaaaaataaaataatttttttttatgtgaattataaatttatttacttttcttaACATGAGTATGCTGAGCTTgcacacactacaagaaatttaatttttagggacgaaatttcttagggacgaaattaatttcgtccctaaaagtacttttctgagacaaaattttaatttcatctcaaaacatggaaaatcttataaatccgttcgatcTAAAACATAGTAGTTCGAACTggagattctgagacgaattaggtcgtctccaaaaatctatactgttcgaactaattaaatttaattcgaacagaaaattaattaatacgaATGCgatattatttgttcgaatgagtattaacatgttcgaacggtattatttaattcaaaagatatattgttaaaattgtaagaatacatattttttctattaattttttatcatttccaaagtaaataaaaagttttatatattatatattatgatttacaatgaattaaaatatttacaaattcataaattaattttatgtaattaatttaaaaatattttagttaactaaatattaatttaaagatagtgtcattttttcaattatcgtgaacactaagtatagtgagaacaaaatataattaataataaagaggctagcaaatactaaaaataaaaactatcctgcattaattacattccaaaatgagttagacgttctatacaacataaaaaagtaaaaaaattactaacaatatttatttattatataaatcaaaatcctcctgtaaagttTGCAAGCGTCCGTCTAGGTCCTTAAGTttctccatcatgggctgaatgaagtctcTCAATAAAATATCGCGATGCTctgccaatatagctcgtacctcatctggagtagccccagcagggtgtctctcaataggggcagcagcagtagaagctggatcagtaggcggaggctgatcTTGTAGGATTGCACGAGTCTTTaacaagtgacccttgctcttatTGAATGTGATCTTGCTAACGGGCCCTatctgtggcgacctccgctcagtcaaagttactgtaacccctgaatggagtaagaggttagatatcaaaagcgcaaatggtagactacctccacccgaatagtgtgactctgtgcgaatgcggaggaagaaatataatgccagatcaatcggctccccctgtgctaaccgtaacaaaaatctggcccgctcgatcTCGAAATCAGTCTTatgttttttcggatcaatgttatacccgacaatcaaattaagcattctgaaaaaatgctatacagtcggcctgtcggatcactttactgccatcatatggaggagccttagggtctcgcactaggtcacgaacctgatcgtctgtgagaccatcattaGGTACCTCATCATcgctctcactatcatccgagctagcatccagctctgTGGTCTGTACATCCGGCGCTAGCAATGAGAATGCGACTGTTGTGTCCTttccagatggtgcagtcgctgctctcgctgctgctgctgcaggataggCATCGAGCTCTCGCCGCAAAtctagaaactcagcaataatgcggggagagaatataatactcactcctcggactactaagttatagcatagagcatcatcagactgctcacccatggcacggtaaaactcaccgaccatctcaggatatgttGTGCCCCTCTGTCAacagatcggggtccatccacgatcagtgatgatgtcatgtatgcttcGCCCCTCCTAAGTGAGGTCAAGGAAGTCAcctagaatgatctcccgctcaactagtataggcccgACGGCTGGCTGAGAAGGATCTGCGGAGGTACTTTCGACTGTCTGGGGTCTagaacgttttcttccgctgctgcttgccattagtatactgttgatgtataaaatatatatgtgatctaattaaagtgaattagaggaatgatgatgttgtgttgtcatgtttgacaactgcttatttgaatggcctttaattccattcgaattaaattatattcattcgaatgaaatttaaattcattagaatgaacataaaattaattcgaatgaccttagataactccattcgaataaaattatattccattcgaatgaacctaaatttaatttgaatGGACTTGACtctaattcgaatggaatttatattcattcgaacggacctgagccaaacagacatggctgagtcgactcagaccCGAACCGATACATTCATTTTTCACAAGGAATCCAATAtgttaatcggtagaaatgatttaggagtaaatccctatcatttctaccgattatagttgtgtcatttggccccaaaacaacaaaatggggccggattgattcaaaatccaacccccccaaaactaactaaaaaactaataaaactcaTTTAACCCATACTtcttgttctaggagatttgaggagttggttggagttggtggcggcgttgtAGCTGCTAACGGTGGAAGAATCGAAGAGcaagttcgaatgagaggaggcACGAAATGAATGGAGAAGAAATTGGTTTGCGACTTAAATAACGTAATTTCACGGACGTATAATCAGTTCGAACTAAAAGAGTATAAGTTCGAattaaaagggtataagttcgaatgaattatataatacttcataaaaatatatatatataagtacaagaggtaaaacattacgttttatattagtaatactagtatataatactagtattagtactaataaaaaatttctcagtgttataaaccatcttgaattgtatgaccacatttagctagccgtcaaagcatagtgctagtcgtcaaaagcatagttagCTAGCCGTCGaacgcatagtgctagtcgtcaaaagcatagtctcatttgtactcctatatatatcactgtatcctt
This genomic window from Carya illinoinensis cultivar Pawnee chromosome 7, C.illinoinensisPawnee_v1, whole genome shotgun sequence contains:
- the LOC122316156 gene encoding ammonium transporter 2 member 3-like is translated as MVDLRRELDAYPAAAAARAATAPSGKDTTVAFSLLAPDVQTTELDASSDDSESDDEVPNDGLTDDQSSPPWNNKGDSAWQVTAATLVCLQSFPGLVILYGGMVKKKWAVNSAFMVLYAFAAVLLCWVLWAHQMSFGTKLCSIVGVPDFALAQNFLLIQSKHGHMPMAIYVYYQFGFAVITVILLAGSLLGRMNFFAWMMFVPLWLTLCYTIGAFTIWGDGFLESFIIDYAGDFVIHLSSGVAGFTTAYWVIDMKT